Proteins co-encoded in one Paracrocinitomix mangrovi genomic window:
- a CDS encoding NUDIX hydrolase has protein sequence MYKVFIDNSPKNYSLDSEEALLKTFSDHKFIEAAGGLVVRGDQYMFIKRHGKWDIPKGKRDEGESIKRCATREVEEECGVQNLEITAHLVNTWHTYYTRKGNKAIKKTYWYLMQERGKKVDVVPQLEEGITAVRFFKKSEFELIRTNTFGSIEEVLKAVERLEKI, from the coding sequence ATGTATAAAGTTTTTATTGATAACAGTCCGAAAAATTATTCACTAGACAGTGAAGAAGCATTGTTGAAAACCTTCAGTGACCACAAATTTATTGAAGCTGCGGGAGGTTTGGTTGTAAGGGGAGACCAATACATGTTTATAAAAAGACATGGCAAATGGGATATCCCAAAAGGTAAACGAGATGAAGGAGAAAGTATCAAACGTTGTGCAACCAGAGAAGTAGAAGAGGAGTGTGGTGTTCAGAATCTGGAGATAACCGCTCATTTAGTGAATACCTGGCATACATATTATACCAGAAAAGGAAATAAGGCGATAAAAAAAACTTACTGGTACCTGATGCAGGAACGCGGTAAAAAAGTTGATGTTGTTCCGCAGTTAGAAGAGGGGATAACTGCAGTTAGATTTTTTAAGAAAAGTGAGTTTGAGTTAATCAGAACAAATACGTTTGGATCTATTGAAGAAGTTTTGAAAGCCGTTGAACGTCTAGAGAAAATTTAA
- a CDS encoding alpha/beta fold hydrolase, whose amino-acid sequence MEVQIHRKSYFKNPEQDHQTFRNWVQKLSELNGRSYDELSFETSLGKTTVFAVNKERSYLETVVIFPGFRTTSLIWDLDKGLDNIGQELRVFMVETNGQPNLSEGNTPNINGDGYGHWAAEVIDALNLDKPIVAGASFGGNVSMKLAVHHPDKVKAVILLNSGCFTFASMGVMGVSILPIINPSRKNINKFLNKGVFYPPNHQLSNEAHDLLVQYQELALKYYKDKTQKPRAMVKDLVKNKVPVYMLMGDKDRLFPVEKNLKVAKKVLGDSLKEVKVLKDVGHGIECHPPAMQYLGEVIEKVKG is encoded by the coding sequence ATGGAAGTACAAATCCACCGTAAAAGTTATTTTAAAAATCCTGAACAAGATCACCAAACTTTTAGGAATTGGGTTCAAAAATTATCTGAATTAAATGGCAGATCATATGACGAACTTAGCTTTGAAACTTCATTAGGAAAAACTACTGTTTTCGCAGTAAATAAGGAAAGATCATATTTAGAGACAGTTGTTATTTTTCCTGGATTTAGAACCACTTCATTGATCTGGGATCTGGATAAAGGTTTAGATAATATAGGACAAGAATTACGGGTGTTTATGGTGGAAACCAATGGTCAACCTAATTTGAGTGAAGGTAATACGCCAAATATAAACGGAGATGGTTATGGGCATTGGGCCGCAGAGGTGATAGATGCCTTAAATTTGGATAAACCTATTGTTGCCGGAGCCTCGTTTGGTGGGAATGTGAGTATGAAATTAGCGGTTCACCATCCGGATAAAGTTAAAGCCGTTATTTTATTGAATTCGGGTTGTTTTACATTTGCATCAATGGGTGTAATGGGAGTTTCGATTCTTCCAATTATAAATCCTTCCAGAAAAAACATCAATAAATTTTTAAACAAAGGAGTGTTTTATCCACCGAATCATCAGCTATCAAATGAAGCTCATGATTTGCTGGTACAATATCAGGAATTGGCTTTGAAGTATTACAAAGATAAAACTCAGAAACCCAGGGCTATGGTAAAGGATCTTGTCAAAAACAAAGTTCCGGTTTACATGTTGATGGGGGATAAGGATCGATTATTTCCGGTTGAGAAAAACTTGAAAGTAGCCAAGAAAGTATTAGGTGATAGTTTAAAAGAAGTTAAGGTATTGAAAGATGTCGGTCATGGAATAGAATGCCATCCACCTGCTATGCAATACCTGGGAGAAGTAATAGAAAAAGTAAAAGGCTAA
- a CDS encoding PKD domain-containing protein, with product MAKHGLGILLILLAFSCKEDPPAPLPTANFYVDNNGCTSGCWVYFYNQSYSAVAWDWNFGNGITSDLENDSIHYQNPGFYDVTLKVWNADGVEDQITKQIQIN from the coding sequence ATGGCTAAGCATGGTTTAGGCATATTATTAATCTTGTTGGCATTTTCTTGCAAAGAAGATCCTCCTGCTCCCCTACCCACTGCAAATTTTTATGTAGATAATAACGGCTGCACATCCGGATGTTGGGTTTACTTTTATAATCAATCATACAGTGCTGTAGCCTGGGATTGGAATTTTGGAAATGGAATTACTTCTGATCTAGAGAATGACTCAATTCATTATCAGAATCCGGGATTTTATGATGTCACGCTTAAAGTTTGGAATGCTGATGGTGTAGAAGATCAAATCACCAAACAGATTCAGATTAATTGA
- a CDS encoding thioredoxin family protein yields the protein MTDYYETVHELAQNHQTTGTQTESNIKYTQLSAQRMKRWMKTGEILPELKEAISKIDQPQNWTFITESWCGDASHAIMFIEKMADLNPNIKLNWKLRDENLDLIDQHLTNGARSIPKLFAQDVEGNDLFEWGPRPKHIQEKFNELKKQEATFDEIQLTIQKMYNADKGVTMQKEILALLK from the coding sequence ATGACAGATTATTACGAAACAGTGCACGAATTGGCACAGAATCATCAAACCACAGGTACTCAAACTGAATCAAACATCAAATACACTCAACTTAGTGCGCAACGCATGAAACGTTGGATGAAAACAGGTGAAATCTTACCTGAATTAAAAGAAGCTATTTCAAAAATCGATCAGCCACAAAATTGGACTTTTATTACAGAATCATGGTGCGGTGATGCTTCGCATGCTATCATGTTCATTGAAAAAATGGCAGATCTAAATCCCAATATTAAATTGAACTGGAAATTAAGAGATGAAAATCTTGATTTAATAGATCAACACCTAACCAATGGAGCAAGATCAATTCCAAAGTTATTTGCACAGGATGTTGAAGGAAACGATTTGTTTGAATGGGGTCCTAGACCAAAACACATTCAAGAAAAATTCAATGAATTAAAAAAGCAAGAAGCTACATTTGACGAAATCCAATTAACTATTCAAAAAATGTACAATGCTGATAAAGGTGTGACAATGCAAAAAGAGATTTTAGCTTTGCTTAAGTAG
- a CDS encoding DUF4442 domain-containing protein, with product MDFKKYIDGAKKSAGGLRKLNFGLGLMIPFNKPHRIKVKSLEDDKIVTTIPYRRKNLNHIKGIHACALATTAEFASGLLLLTKLEAKKYRLIMESIEMKYHYQAKMNVTAEFECTDQWIEENVKGPLSQEDQVFVKCEINLYDSNRNHIATGYTNWQIKDWEKVKTKL from the coding sequence ATGGATTTTAAAAAATACATTGACGGAGCCAAGAAGTCGGCAGGTGGATTAAGAAAATTAAACTTCGGTTTAGGATTGATGATCCCTTTTAATAAACCTCACAGAATCAAAGTAAAGTCATTAGAAGACGACAAGATTGTCACGACTATTCCGTACAGAAGGAAAAATCTTAATCACATAAAAGGAATTCATGCCTGTGCCTTAGCGACGACTGCTGAATTTGCTTCGGGTTTGTTATTGTTGACAAAATTAGAAGCGAAGAAGTATCGATTGATTATGGAGTCCATTGAAATGAAGTATCATTATCAAGCTAAAATGAATGTTACAGCAGAGTTTGAGTGCACTGATCAGTGGATTGAGGAAAATGTAAAGGGACCACTTTCACAAGAAGATCAGGTTTTTGTAAAATGTGAGATCAACTTATACGACTCTAATAGAAATCACATTGCTACAGGATATACAAATTGGCAGATAAAAGATTGGGAGAAAGTAAAAACCAAGTTGTAA
- a CDS encoding four helix bundle protein produces the protein MWSSKQKAIMQAKIDARRYSRELIRDVFQTTEHFPQQDTEMIRLNMRQHALNVSTHLSHGSTKGDFEEQNEYFMVVMQELREVLKYITIANHLGMANNQQKLIVRTAITKVINALDDIVLLQQKED, from the coding sequence ATGTGGTCATCTAAACAAAAAGCTATCATGCAAGCTAAAATTGACGCTAGAAGATACTCTAGAGAGTTAATTAGAGATGTATTTCAAACCACAGAACATTTTCCTCAACAGGATACTGAAATGATAAGATTGAATATGAGACAGCATGCTTTAAATGTCTCTACTCATCTTTCGCATGGATCTACTAAAGGTGATTTTGAAGAGCAAAATGAATACTTTATGGTAGTGATGCAAGAATTGAGAGAAGTATTGAAATATATTACTATTGCCAATCATCTTGGAATGGCCAATAATCAGCAAAAATTGATTGTTAGAACGGCTATTACAAAAGTTATCAATGCCTTAGACGATATTGTACTTCTTCAGCAGAAAGAGGATTAA
- a CDS encoding RNA polymerase sigma factor — MTDKELVAVAKENPDAFGGLYERYFEPLFYFIFKRVQDEAAAGDICQKAMMKAMFNIGKFEDRGIGVKYWLYRIASNETNLYFREQKKIVTVEVEDKHVKSMMTEISIGEEGSETDQEKLLKVLSNLKPEHAEIVELRFFMQYSFKEIADFYSVSEATAKMRLYRILEKVKETWEANK, encoded by the coding sequence ATGACCGATAAGGAGCTCGTGGCTGTAGCCAAAGAGAATCCTGATGCTTTTGGTGGATTGTATGAAAGATACTTTGAACCTTTGTTCTATTTCATCTTTAAACGTGTACAAGACGAAGCGGCGGCGGGAGATATTTGCCAAAAAGCTATGATGAAGGCCATGTTTAATATTGGTAAATTTGAGGATCGCGGAATAGGAGTGAAGTATTGGTTGTACAGGATTGCATCAAATGAAACTAATTTATATTTCAGAGAGCAAAAAAAGATTGTGACTGTAGAAGTTGAAGATAAACACGTCAAATCAATGATGACGGAGATTAGTATTGGAGAGGAAGGAAGTGAAACTGACCAAGAAAAGTTGTTAAAAGTATTGAGTAACTTAAAGCCCGAGCACGCAGAAATTGTTGAACTCAGGTTTTTTATGCAATATTCATTTAAAGAAATTGCTGATTTTTATTCTGTTAGTGAGGCGACAGCTAAAATGCGATTATATAGAATTTTAGAGAAGGTGAAGGAAACCTGGGAGGCTAATAAATGA
- a CDS encoding S46 family peptidase — translation MRKIFSLLILFISFNFSAIAVEGMWIPSLIDMFHSDMKTYGLKLTPEQIYSTNNSSLKDAIIQFNGGCTGEIVSDQGLILTNHHCGLDAIQKHSSPENDLLTNGFWAKDQSQELACPWLKVTFVKEIREVTKEVMQGVSDKMSDAEVMKQIKTNIEALEKAYSTKGNEVAKIKPFSQGNQYFMLVTEDYNDVRLVGAPPMCIGKFGGDTDNWVWPRHTGDFSMFRIYAGSSNESVKYSESNKPYKPNHTLPISLKPKKEGDFTMVYGFPGSTDQHLTSAQLEFYQNLERPARINMRQHSLDAMKPAMQADDKIRIQYTSKQARIANAWKKWIGQIGGLKELNAIEKKKEFEEKYMAKAGEKTEWKDKYYDVVGEINKLQNEYGKYEFATSMFIEYFYVGPEMFQHVMNYENLVFNYDKLAEEGKAEAEIERVLNSSKSFHKNYNKGVDRQIFHELTELYIRYVDNDLLPLGFADGWQEMEEEIYAESPLLDEAQEADILNNFGKKWIKKLQKDPALKLAMSIKESFDNKVRSSYRTFMIKREKLLSLYVEGMLSMWPDKNWWPDANSTMRIAYGKIDGSAPYDGMEYIHYTTIDGIIQKYYTGNPDFELNERFIDLHKKKDYGNYAQDGELWVCFTASNHTTGGNSGSPVIDAEGNLIGINFDRSWESTMSDFMFDESRCRNIVVDIRYVLWVIDKYGEAPHLVEEMNLIK, via the coding sequence ATGAGAAAGATATTTTCACTCCTAATTTTATTTATCAGTTTCAACTTTTCTGCAATTGCAGTAGAAGGAATGTGGATTCCGTCATTAATTGACATGTTCCATTCTGACATGAAAACGTATGGTTTAAAGTTGACACCGGAACAAATTTATTCTACAAACAATTCAAGTTTAAAGGATGCCATCATTCAATTCAATGGTGGATGTACAGGTGAAATCGTTTCTGATCAAGGATTAATTTTAACGAATCATCACTGTGGTTTGGATGCCATTCAAAAACATTCATCACCTGAAAACGATTTATTGACCAATGGATTTTGGGCAAAAGATCAATCTCAAGAATTAGCATGCCCTTGGCTGAAAGTAACATTTGTTAAAGAGATTAGAGAAGTTACCAAAGAAGTAATGCAAGGTGTTTCAGATAAAATGTCTGATGCAGAGGTAATGAAACAAATTAAAACCAATATTGAAGCTTTAGAAAAAGCCTACTCTACAAAAGGAAATGAAGTAGCTAAAATCAAACCTTTTAGTCAGGGTAATCAATATTTTATGTTGGTTACTGAAGATTATAATGATGTTAGATTGGTTGGTGCTCCGCCAATGTGTATAGGAAAATTTGGAGGAGATACTGATAACTGGGTTTGGCCTAGACATACAGGGGATTTTTCAATGTTTAGAATTTATGCTGGATCAAGCAATGAATCTGTTAAATACAGTGAAAGCAATAAGCCATATAAGCCAAATCACACCTTACCAATTAGTTTAAAACCTAAAAAAGAAGGTGATTTCACAATGGTTTACGGATTTCCTGGTTCAACAGATCAACATTTGACATCTGCTCAGTTAGAATTTTACCAAAATCTTGAACGTCCGGCAAGGATTAATATGAGACAACACAGCTTGGATGCTATGAAACCTGCTATGCAGGCAGATGATAAAATTAGAATCCAATATACTTCAAAACAAGCTAGAATAGCAAATGCCTGGAAAAAATGGATCGGTCAAATTGGTGGCTTAAAAGAATTGAATGCCATTGAAAAGAAAAAAGAATTTGAAGAAAAATACATGGCCAAAGCAGGTGAAAAAACCGAATGGAAAGACAAGTATTATGATGTGGTTGGAGAAATCAACAAGCTACAAAACGAATACGGTAAATATGAGTTCGCTACCTCCATGTTTATAGAATATTTTTATGTTGGGCCTGAAATGTTTCAGCATGTAATGAACTATGAAAACCTGGTATTTAATTACGATAAATTAGCTGAAGAAGGCAAGGCAGAAGCTGAAATTGAAAGAGTATTAAATAGTTCAAAATCATTCCACAAAAACTATAACAAAGGTGTTGACAGACAGATTTTTCATGAGTTAACAGAATTGTATATCAGATATGTTGATAATGATCTTTTACCGCTTGGATTTGCTGATGGCTGGCAAGAAATGGAAGAAGAAATTTATGCCGAATCGCCATTATTAGACGAAGCGCAAGAAGCTGATATCCTAAATAACTTTGGGAAAAAGTGGATCAAGAAATTACAAAAAGATCCGGCTTTGAAATTGGCCATGAGCATAAAAGAAAGTTTTGACAATAAAGTAAGATCAAGCTACAGAACTTTTATGATTAAAAGAGAAAAGTTATTGAGCTTATATGTAGAAGGTATGCTAAGCATGTGGCCTGATAAAAACTGGTGGCCTGATGCAAACTCAACTATGAGAATAGCATATGGTAAAATTGATGGTTCCGCACCTTATGACGGTATGGAGTACATTCACTACACCACTATTGATGGGATCATTCAAAAATACTATACAGGAAACCCTGATTTTGAATTGAACGAGAGATTCATTGATCTTCATAAGAAGAAAGACTACGGAAACTATGCACAAGATGGTGAATTATGGGTTTGTTTCACTGCATCTAATCATACCACAGGAGGTAACTCTGGAAGTCCGGTAATTGATGCTGAAGGGAATTTAATAGGAATCAACTTTGATAGAAGTTGGGAAAGTACAATGAGTGATTTTATGTTTGACGAATCAAGATGCCGTAACATTGTGGTAGATATCCGCTATGTACTTTGGGTGATTGACAAATATGGTGAAGCACCTCATTTAGTAGAAGAGATGAATCTCATCAAATAA